One segment of Mycobacterium spongiae DNA contains the following:
- a CDS encoding NUDIX domain-containing protein encodes MVLREDDIRRPDGSPGIYSVVDKPTYALVLPYDGHRFRLVEQFRYPLGARRWEFPQGTAPDLVDTEPVELAARELREETGLRATSFEALGQLDTAPGMTSQRGWVFLATGIVEGESDREHEEQDMRSAWFARDRVEQMIASGVIADAQSIAAYGLFLLRGR; translated from the coding sequence ATGGTGCTCCGCGAGGACGACATCCGCCGCCCGGACGGCAGCCCCGGCATCTACAGCGTGGTCGACAAGCCAACCTACGCGCTGGTGCTGCCCTACGACGGGCACCGGTTCCGGCTGGTCGAGCAGTTCCGCTACCCACTTGGCGCGCGCCGCTGGGAATTTCCGCAGGGCACCGCACCCGATCTGGTGGACACCGAACCCGTCGAGCTGGCCGCCCGTGAGCTGCGCGAGGAGACCGGATTGCGCGCAACCTCATTCGAGGCACTGGGACAACTCGATACCGCCCCCGGCATGACCAGTCAGCGCGGGTGGGTGTTCCTGGCTACGGGGATCGTGGAGGGCGAATCGGATCGCGAGCATGAGGAGCAGGACATGCGCAGCGCCTGGTTCGCCCGCGACCGCGTCGAGCAGATGATCGCCTCCGGCGTGATCGCCGACGCGCAGTCGATCGCCGCCTACGGCTTGTTCCTGCTGCGCGGGCGATGA